A region of Dehalococcoidia bacterium DNA encodes the following proteins:
- the der gene encoding ribosome biogenesis GTPase Der: MSQERTAQTVASRRPLVAIVGRPNVGKSTLFNRLVGGRKALVEDIPGTTRDRLYAEVEWGDRAFTLVDTGGLDPGSEEAFATLIRRQVEIALAEADVILFVVDASQGPTATDLEIAELLRRTGRQVLLVANKADNDRRQQAALQFYELGLGEPIVISAYHDLGVDELRRALMALLPPVEAATEPPTELALAIVGRPNVGKSMLLNAVLGQERVVVSEVPGTTRDAVDTPLEYRGRRLLLIDTAGIRRRGRIAPGLERHSVERARQAVRRCDVALLVIDATEGVTAQDTHIAGLVLEECKGLIVVANKWDLMPDTEESRRRFAAEALARLKFVPWAPLAFVSAKTGLNLEGLLDLVVEIGDKRRQRVPTSRLNAVIREAVARHPPPMTGKRQFKVYYVTQPEVDPPTFVFFCNDPNLLHFSYRRYLENAIRRHFDFEGTAIRMVFRGRGEG; this comes from the coding sequence ATGAGCCAGGAACGGACGGCCCAGACGGTGGCCAGCCGGAGGCCCCTGGTGGCCATCGTAGGTCGGCCCAACGTGGGCAAGTCCACCCTCTTCAACCGCCTGGTAGGTGGCCGCAAGGCCCTGGTGGAGGACATCCCCGGCACCACCCGCGATCGCCTCTACGCCGAAGTGGAATGGGGAGACCGCGCCTTCACGCTGGTGGACACGGGCGGCCTTGATCCCGGCAGCGAAGAGGCCTTCGCTACCCTGATTCGCCGCCAGGTAGAGATAGCCCTGGCCGAGGCCGATGTAATCCTGTTCGTGGTGGACGCCTCTCAGGGCCCCACCGCCACCGACCTGGAGATCGCCGAACTGCTGCGACGCACCGGCCGCCAGGTGCTGCTGGTGGCCAACAAGGCCGACAACGACCGCCGCCAGCAGGCAGCCCTGCAGTTCTACGAGCTGGGGCTGGGGGAGCCGATCGTCATCAGCGCCTACCACGACCTGGGCGTGGACGAGCTGCGTCGCGCCCTGATGGCCCTGCTCCCCCCCGTCGAGGCGGCGACGGAGCCGCCGACGGAGCTGGCCCTGGCCATCGTCGGGCGGCCCAACGTGGGCAAGTCCATGCTCCTCAACGCCGTTCTGGGCCAGGAGCGGGTGGTAGTGAGCGAAGTGCCCGGCACCACCCGCGACGCTGTGGACACCCCTCTGGAATACAGGGGGCGGAGGCTGCTGCTCATCGATACCGCCGGCATCCGCCGCCGGGGTCGCATCGCTCCCGGGCTGGAGCGCCACAGCGTGGAGCGGGCACGGCAGGCCGTCCGTCGCTGCGACGTGGCCCTGCTGGTCATCGACGCCACCGAAGGGGTGACAGCCCAGGACACCCACATCGCTGGCCTCGTGCTGGAGGAGTGCAAGGGCCTCATCGTCGTGGCCAACAAGTGGGACCTGATGCCCGACACCGAGGAGTCGCGTCGCCGCTTCGCCGCCGAGGCCCTGGCGAGGCTCAAGTTCGTGCCCTGGGCGCCCCTGGCCTTCGTCTCCGCCAAGACGGGGCTGAACCTGGAGGGGCTGCTGGACCTGGTCGTGGAGATAGGGGACAAGCGGAGGCAGCGGGTGCCCACCTCCCGCCTCAACGCCGTCATTCGCGAGGCGGTGGCACGCCATCCACCCCCTATGACGGGCAAGCGCCAGTTCAAGGTCTATTACGTCACTCAGCCCGAGGTCGACCCGCCCACCTTCGTGTTTTTCTGCAACGACCCGAATCTGCTACACTTTTCCTACCGCCGTTATCTCGAGAACGCCATCCGCCGCCACTTCGACTTCGAGGGGACGGCTATACGGATGGTCTTCCGGGGGCGAGGCGAGGGCTGA
- the plsY gene encoding glycerol-3-phosphate 1-O-acyltransferase PlsY encodes MWELAAAGIIGYLVGAIPFGYILGRLLRGIDVRDYGSGATGATNVLRVLGPKAFLATLLLDSLKGWIPVLLAWHVTHDHTVQVVMGICAIVGHDFPIYIGFRGGRGVATAFGVYAALLFPLAAGLTALGVFIVLAFRYMSLMSIITVPLGALVLLALGLAEARMPGVGEVPESYAVFGLVASALVLLRHTGNIRRLLAGTEPKIGEGGRPRMAPRPDTGR; translated from the coding sequence ATGTGGGAGCTGGCAGCGGCCGGCATCATCGGCTACCTGGTGGGGGCCATCCCCTTCGGCTATATCCTGGGGAGGCTCCTGCGCGGCATCGATGTCCGCGACTACGGCAGCGGGGCGACCGGCGCCACCAACGTATTGAGGGTGCTGGGGCCCAAGGCCTTCCTGGCCACCCTGTTGCTGGACTCCCTCAAGGGCTGGATCCCGGTGCTGCTGGCCTGGCACGTGACCCATGACCACACGGTGCAGGTGGTGATGGGCATCTGCGCCATCGTGGGCCACGATTTCCCCATCTACATTGGCTTCCGGGGCGGGCGTGGAGTGGCCACCGCCTTCGGCGTCTACGCTGCCCTCCTCTTCCCCCTGGCAGCCGGCCTCACGGCCCTGGGCGTGTTCATCGTCCTGGCCTTCCGCTACATGTCCCTCATGTCCATCATCACCGTGCCCCTGGGGGCCCTGGTGTTGCTGGCCCTGGGGCTCGCCGAGGCCCGGATGCCCGGGGTGGGAGAGGTGCCCGAGTCCTACGCCGTCTTCGGGCTGGTGGCCAGCGCCCTGGTGCTGTTGCGTCACACCGGCAACATCCGCCGCCTGCTGGCCGGCACCGAGCCCAAGATCGGCGAGGGCGGCCGGCCGCGCATGGCCCCCCGCCCGGACACGGGGCGCTAG
- a CDS encoding CdaR family protein: MLTEAQRYFHACLLLVRRAAVSLRENAGLAILSLVLAFLLWVFVGGQEESNPVRSGLVPNVEVQVQPVNLPQGLALASELPRVRVRAEASSDVWDRLSPDDFRAFVVLSGLGQGTHQVPVQVEPRTARGGLRVLGAEPPRVEVSLVPLAVKSVPVQVMVEGSPADGYAAGPAQVDPAQVTVLGPQELVSAVAKAVARIELAGARADLVRALPLEPQDRLGVLVRGVSLDPSAVNVTVPVSRIETARLVPVTPSIVGSPAPGYNVVGVEVDPPVVSLVGPEQAAGAIASLSTAQVNISGARADVVRTVPLDLPAGVVVRGPGQVTVRVRVQPAPGQATFGVPLRAEGLDSGLSVSGLPPLVQVTLSGPLPLLQGLDPSGIVARVSLAGLGPGRHLVPVQVMAPSETTAIAVVPAQVEVVISRS, from the coding sequence ATGCTCACTGAAGCACAGCGCTACTTCCACGCCTGTCTCCTGCTGGTCCGTCGCGCCGCCGTTTCCCTGCGGGAGAACGCCGGGCTGGCCATCCTCTCCCTGGTCTTGGCCTTTCTGCTGTGGGTGTTCGTGGGCGGCCAGGAGGAGTCCAACCCCGTCCGCAGCGGCCTGGTGCCCAACGTGGAGGTGCAGGTACAGCCGGTAAACCTGCCCCAGGGCCTGGCCCTGGCCTCGGAGCTGCCGCGGGTGCGGGTGCGGGCCGAGGCCTCGTCAGACGTCTGGGACCGCCTTTCCCCCGACGACTTTCGCGCCTTCGTCGTCCTCAGCGGCCTGGGTCAGGGCACCCATCAGGTGCCGGTCCAGGTGGAGCCGCGCACCGCCCGCGGCGGCCTGCGGGTGCTGGGGGCCGAGCCGCCGCGCGTCGAGGTCTCGCTGGTGCCCCTGGCCGTCAAGTCGGTCCCGGTGCAGGTGATGGTGGAGGGCAGCCCGGCCGACGGCTATGCCGCCGGACCTGCCCAGGTGGACCCGGCCCAGGTGACGGTGCTGGGTCCCCAGGAGCTGGTGTCGGCAGTGGCCAAGGCGGTGGCCCGCATCGAGCTGGCGGGCGCCCGTGCCGACCTGGTCCGTGCCCTGCCTCTGGAGCCGCAGGACAGGCTGGGCGTCCTGGTGAGGGGCGTCTCCCTCGACCCCTCGGCCGTCAACGTCACCGTGCCGGTCTCCCGCATAGAGACAGCCCGGCTGGTGCCCGTAACGCCTTCCATCGTCGGCAGCCCCGCTCCTGGCTACAATGTGGTGGGGGTGGAGGTCGACCCGCCCGTGGTCTCCCTGGTAGGGCCGGAGCAGGCTGCAGGGGCCATCGCTTCCCTCTCCACAGCCCAGGTGAACATCTCCGGCGCCCGCGCCGACGTGGTGCGAACCGTTCCCCTGGACCTGCCCGCAGGCGTGGTGGTGCGCGGCCCGGGCCAGGTGACGGTGCGGGTGAGGGTCCAGCCAGCGCCCGGACAGGCCACCTTCGGCGTCCCCTTGCGGGCCGAGGGTCTGGACAGCGGCCTCTCCGTGTCGGGGCTGCCGCCCCTGGTGCAGGTGACCCTCTCCGGCCCCCTGCCGCTGCTGCAGGGCCTGGATCCCAGCGGCATCGTCGCCCGCGTCTCCCTGGCCGGACTGGGGCCGGGCCGGCACCTGGTGCCGGTCCAGGTGATGGCCCCCAGCGAGACCACGGCCATCGCCGTGGTGCCAGCGCAGGTCGAGGTGGTCATCTCCCGGTCATGA